CATCTGGCGCATCGCGTCGTCGACGGTGAGCATCTCGAAGAGCCCGCTGCGCCCGCGGTAGCCGACCCCGCGGCACTCCGGGCAGCCCGCGCCCGCGTGCAGTGGGTGCTGCTGCGCCTGGGCCTCCGAGATGCCGATCTCGTGAAGCTCGACGGCCTTCTCCGTCACCGGCCGCCTGCAGCGCGGGCAGTTGACGCGCACGAGGCGCTGGGCGATGGTGCCGATGAGCGAGGAGGCGACCAGGTAGGGTTCGGCGCCCATGTCGAGCATGCGGCTGACGGCGCCGGCGGCGTCGTTGGTGTGCAGCGTGCTGAACACGAGGTGGCCGGTGAGCGCGGCATGGATCGCGATCTCGACGGTCTCGGTGTCGCGGATCTCGCCGACCATGATGATGTCCGGGTCCTGGCGCACGATGTGGCGCAGGCCGTTGGCGAAGGTCAGGTCGATCTGCGGGTGCACCTGGATCTGGTTGATGCCGTTGAGCTGGTACTCGACGGGGTCCTCGATCGTGATGATCTTCCGCTCGGTCGAGTAGATCTCGTTCAGCGCGGCGTAGAGGGTCGTCGTTTTGCCGGAGCCGGTGGGGCCGGTGACGAGAATGATGCCGTGCGGCTCCTGGATCAGGCGGCGAAAGCGCTCGAACATGAGCCCGTGCATCCCGAGCTCGCGCAGGCCGAGCATGGCGGTCTGCTTGTCGAGGATGCGCAGAACGGCGCTCTCACCGTAGAGCGTCGGCACTGTGGAGACGCGCAGGTCGATCTGGCGGCCGGCGGCGCGCAGACGCATGCGGCCGTCCTGCGGCAGTCGCCGCTCCGCGATGTTCATGTCCGAGAGGATCTTGATGCGCGAGATGATGGCTGGATGGAACCGTTTGGGCGGGGCGTTGATCTCGTGCAGCACACCGTCGATGCGGTAGCGAACGCGCAACTCGCGCTCGAACGGCTCGATGTGGATGTCGGAGGCGCGGTCCTGGATGCCCTGATTGATGATCATGTTGACCATCTGGATGACCAGTTCCTCGCGGGCCATCTTCTGGAGGTCGGCGACGTCCAGGCTCTCGTCGTCCTGAGCGGTCTGCTCGTGGGCCTCCACGTCCTGCAGCATGCGGCTCATGTAGAACTGCTGGACGGCCCGGTTGATCTCCTGCGGACTGGCGAGCATCGGCCGCACGCTGAAGCCGGTGAGCAAGCGCAGGTCGTCGATGGATTGCACGTCCAGGGGGTCGGCCATCGCCACGGTGAGCGTGTGGTCGGTCTGCTGGAGCGGGAGCAGGTGGTGGCGGAGCGCGAACTCGCTCGGCACGATCTGCAGCGCCTCGGGGTCCGGCGGCGTCACGTTGATGTCGATCAGGGGGCATTCAAGCTGCTCGGAGAGCGCCGAGAGCACGGCCTGCTCAGACGCGAAGCGCAT
This portion of the Chthonomonadales bacterium genome encodes:
- the gspE gene encoding type II secretion system ATPase GspE, translating into MEDRPPVTAGVRRSRRIGLLTLKRTPLGAILVEKGVITPEQLDQALAEQRRQSNAKRIGQILIDMRFASEQAVLSALSEQLECPLIDINVTPPDPEALQIVPSEFALRHHLLPLQQTDHTLTVAMADPLDVQSIDDLRLLTGFSVRPMLASPQEINRAVQQFYMSRMLQDVEAHEQTAQDDESLDVADLQKMAREELVIQMVNMIINQGIQDRASDIHIEPFERELRVRYRIDGVLHEINAPPKRFHPAIISRIKILSDMNIAERRLPQDGRMRLRAAGRQIDLRVSTVPTLYGESAVLRILDKQTAMLGLRELGMHGLMFERFRRLIQEPHGIILVTGPTGSGKTTTLYAALNEIYSTERKIITIEDPVEYQLNGINQIQVHPQIDLTFANGLRHIVRQDPDIIMVGEIRDTETVEIAIHAALTGHLVFSTLHTNDAAGAVSRMLDMGAEPYLVASSLIGTIAQRLVRVNCPRCRRPVTEKAVELHEIGISEAQAQQHPLHAGAGCPECRGVGYRGRSGLFEMLTVDDAMRQMIVRREPATVIKQYGVRQQGMVTLLQDGRRRALAGDTTVKEVLRVCQREDFE